In Cicer arietinum cultivar CDC Frontier isolate Library 1 chromosome 7, Cicar.CDCFrontier_v2.0, whole genome shotgun sequence, the genomic window acttctcaggccctacctatatgatgacaaaaaataatctccacttcacaaattctcaatatttattttctcccctcgttggcctatggtactccattaagaccctcatctcaaacacaaattggaatcacaatattctcatcacaatttataacatcactatcattaatcacacgtcatcacatatactcatcacaatcttataacatcaatctcatgaatcatacatcatcacatagacttatcacaaatttatacatcattgttattaattatacatcatcataatcacataaaacgtatcaaaatgcatccaccttttattatcacatcatctaaacatgtctaatcaaacatatacataaaattcattcgacatccaatatcacaataatatcagatatcacacatttaacgataataaatcaaatataacaataatatcaaatgccacacatttaatgaaattaaatcaaatatcacaataatatcaaatgcccagcatttaacaaaattaaatcaaatatcacaataatattaaatatcacacatttaacgaatcaatcaacaccttataagtatttctatttcatattttaatctcacaatttccattttgcatattaattaatttatcactcaaagggctactgccgtacgtagtgAGCCCCGGAttaatcattgggaaatacggttttccaattcatctcacaatatattatactcatgaattcaaacgctctctcacctcttaccttatttcgacgctttcacctatgaatacTTTTTCACGACCAAACAGTCTTTGTTCTAAGACTCTTTGTCCTTTAACAGATTATAAattagaaaaccaatcagtggataatatagcaacttttcacacggtcgttttggcgttggttttactcaaatcggacttacggtgaagtagaacgatgcaaaataacgaatttcaaatttggacgaaaatggagaaagttttctggaacagttatcgatccctggtgtcaaacgataggttgttGATGGTTTGCTCATGGTAGGCGGCTGAAGTTCTCTctcttatttcttttattttaatttattaagacAATTAGGGATTAGGGTCCATCCCATTAgtcttcttttatgttttactattactatttttattttattttttaaaaacacaatttcattaataaaacattattaatatttcaaaactaatattttataaaataaaataattaatcttttaagatatagtaattatacttatttttccaaatacttaCGTTAGATTATTACcatagttagaaaatatttaaaattataaaataaacaaatataacatcaacactttatattaatttctaattcttaataaatatatataaaataacaatgtcataacaagtatataaaaataaacgaaatcaaacacaataNNNNNNNNNNNNNNNNNNNNNNNNNNNNNNNNNNNNNNNNNNNNNNNNNNNNNNNNNNNNNNNNNNNNNNNNNNNNNNNNNNNNNNNNNNNNNNNNNNNNNNNNNNNNNNNNNNNNNNNNNNNNNNNNNNNNNNNNNNNNNNNNNNNNNNNNNNNNNNNNNNNNNNNNNNNNNNNNNNNNNNNNNNNNNNNNNNNNNNNNNNNNNNNNNNNNNNNNNNNNNNNNNNNNNNNNNNNNNNNNNNNNNNNNNNNNNNNNNNNNNNNNNNNNNNNNNNNNNNNNNNNNNNNNNNNNNNNNNNNNNNNNNNNNNNNNNNNNNNNNNNNNNNNNNNNNNNNNNNNNNNNNNNNNNNNNNNNNNNNNNNNNNNNNNNNNNNNNNNNNNNNNNNNNNNNNNNNNNNNNNNNNNNNNNNNNNNNNNNNNNNNNNNNNNNNNNNNNNNNNNNNNNNNNNNNNNNNNNNNNNNNNNNNNNNNNNNNNNNNNNNNNNNNNNNNNNNNNNNNNNNNNNNNNNNNNNNNNNNNNNNNNNNNNNNNNNNNNNNNNNNNNNNNNNNNNNNNNNNNNNNNNNNNNNNNNNNNNNNNNNNNNNNNNNNNNNNNNNNNNNNNNNNNNNNNNNNNNNNNNNNNNNNNNNNNNNNNNNNNNNNNNNNNNNNNNNNNNNNNNNNNNNNNNNNNNNNNNNNNNNNNNNNNNNNNNNNNNNNNNNNNNNNNNNNNNNNNNNNNNNNNNNNNNNNNNNNNNNNNNNNNNNNNNNNNNNNNNNNNNNNNNNNNNNNNNNNNNNNNNNNNNNNNNNNNNNNNNNNNNNNNNNNNNNNNNNNNNNNNNNNNNNNNNNNNNNNNNNNNNNNNNNNNNNNNNNNNNNNNNNNNNNNNNNNNNNNNNNNNNNNNNNNNNNNNNNNNNNNNNNNNNNNNNNNNNNNNNNNNNNNNNNNNNNNNNNNNNNNNNNNNNNNNNNNNNNNNNNNNNNNNNNNNNNNNNNNNNNNNNNNNNNNNNNNNNNNNNNNNNNNNNNNNNNNNNNNNNNNNNNNNNNNNNNNNNNNNNNNNNNNNNNNNNNNNNNNNNNNNNNttattattattattatttattattattattattatttattattatttttattaaattattgttttaaaataaagctGTAGAGTGAGGACATAAAACCAAAACTCtcacaacaaataatttaaaacggTAGTAAATGATACTTAATCTATTATAGTCAAAGTCTACTTTAATATCCATAATGATATTTAGATTAacataatctaaaattttaagatgAACAGAAGTAATCTTAGTGCACAATGATTGTCTTCTAGATAATATGAGAAActatataaaacatatatagtttagtattattatgatattattaacattgaaaaaattgaattcaTGAAATCACCAAATATTTTATCTGTATAATGTATTAAGTAATAAGACGTCAAAGAAAATATTAAGCAATAAAATACACTCGAATTCAAATAAATTcgtattaaataaattttcagaCCACTTAGGATCTTATGCTATTTATACAAGAAATAGTAATATGCTTCTATAAGGTTTTAAGAGTGTGTTGAGTTTGCACCACCATTTACACACTGAATAGGGGAAAAAATGAAGTCTCTGCAAAccttttatttgattttaatatttcttcTCCTTGcatttgatgtttgtgaatCCAATGATTGTAGCTATCCCGTCAACACCATAACTGTTAGTCAATCAGGcacatcaaattttcaaacaattcaaagtNNNNNNNNNNNNNNNNNNNNNNNNNNNNNNNNNNNNNNNNNNNNNNNNNNNNNNNNNNNNNNNNNNNNNNNNNNNNNNNNNNNNNNNNNNNNNNNNNNNNNNNNNNNNNNNNNNNNNNNNNNNNNNNNNNNNNNNNNNNNNNNNNNNNNNNNNNNNNNNNNNNNNNNNNNNNNNNNNNNNNNNNNNNNNNNNNNNNNNNNNNNNNNNNNNNNNNNNNNNNNNNNNNNNNNNNNNNNNNNNNNNNNNNNNNNNNNNNNNNNNNNNNNNNNNNNNNNNNNNNNNNNNNNNNNNNNNNNNNNNNNNNNNNNNNNNNNNNNNNNNNNNNNNNNNNNNNNNNNNNNNNNNNNNNNNNNNNNNNNNNNNNNNNNNNNNNNNNNNNNNNNNNNNNNNNNNNNNNNNNNNNNNNNNNNNNNNNNNNNNNNNNNNNNNNNNNNNNNNNNNNNNNNNNNNNNNNNNNNNNNNNNNNNNNNNNNNNNNNNNNNNNNNNNNNNNNNNNNNNNaaattaatttattttttgtactCTATGTTAATAGAATACATACAACACCCCAGTGTTATTAGAGGTCAAAAATATCACACAAGCCAAAGCTGTTCGAATCCATGCAGATAAATGTGCTTTCTTTGATTGCGGTTTTCTAGGGGTGCAAGACACTTTAAATGATGATTCTGGTCGTCATTATTACCATAATTGTTACATCCAAGGTGGAGCCGATTTCATATATGGGAATGGTCAATCTATCTTTGaggtaaaattaaaattaaatttatttcatattccTCTTATATACAATTTGCTTCATAGgctaaaaattaatatgtttggTGAATATGCAGGCAtgtacaatatttttttcaatgggAAAATATGGTCCCAAATTTGATGGGGTTATTACAGCACAAGAAAGGGAATCACCAAATGAAACAACTGGGTTTGTGTTTAAAAATTGTAACATAAGTGGAACAGGATCAAAGACTCGACTTGGAAGGGCTTTGACTGCATATGCAAGAGTCATTATAGCTGATTCATACCTTTCAGATGTGGTTAGACCTGAGGGTTGGAATCAACGAAGCTATGTTGGCCAGGAGTaagatatattattatatttttctatttaaaaggACTAGTGTGATTAAGGattctttattttatgaattattttataatttcattagTTTGTCTGAATCTCTACAAATTTAGAGATTCATGGTTTATATTTTAGtacttattttatgaattatcttaatgatgtgataaaaaaaatgtaattaattgcAGAGCCAACATTACTTTTGTGGAGGAGGGATGTAGAGGACCTGGAGCAAATAAATCAAAGCGTGTACCATGGATGAAGAATTTGAGTGGACCTCAACTTGACCAATTCCTAAATATCTCTTATATTGATGAAGAAGGGTGGATAGCCAAATTGCCAACAACGATATAATTCATttgaattaacaaaatattttgctCTTTACTTTAGATAGTCATAGCTTCATGCAACGTAGTGTATTATTTGGTAATTAATATTCTTgttctttattcttttaataaaattttctttattattaaataagttCCTATAAAAGTTTAATTCTAACTTTGTTTGTTCACTTATTTCATGTTTTTATAATTGGTCTTTgctattatttttatcaactaaaCATATAGAAATTCAAGTCAACACTTACCATATAGTAGATTTTTAGGCTTTAGCAACTTAACATATAGAATTTCCGGTCAACACTCATCACATAGTAGTTTGTcaggaaaaaaattattatttaatttttttaaatttaactcaaTTTTCACTCAGTTAGGTAAGTGacattttttgaaattgtttttttgaaaattaatcaactttttttatcaaaaaatattttaactaaaaacttattcaatacattaaattggtttatatttataaaccaaTTTCAAACCGGTTTAGAACTACACTGAACTTGAttcaaatgttattttttaaaattgaaccaAACTATTAATATAGTTCAATTCAGTTCAGTTTTTACGTCCTTAACACCCCTAGTTGCATCCCACAACCACTACGCcattattaacattttataGTGCATCTTTTACAGTGCCTTTTTTTactaaaagcgctgttgtaaaattaacggaggatacaacagcgtTTTTctgacaagcgctttaaaaaagCGCCGTTGTAGGTCATATAGGGTCATAttgtttacaacgcttttttgaaagcgctgttgtagggtcacatagcgctctCACATTATGTTTACAACGTTTTCGTACAGCGCTTGTATACAAGCATTGTAAATTATAGCGCTACCACATTATATTTACAACGCCTTTAGagtgttttgtttataatataaCGTTTTCACACAAATAACagggtcttttaaagcgctttttatataagcgctgtaaaataatgcgtatttgataaaaatcattctctttaaataaataaaagcatTTTTTAATACATTCTCTCCCTAACCCTACAAACCCTCCTCTCCTCTATTGTGTGAATCATTCtctttaaacatttttaatacgTTATTTCCCTAACTCCATTTAAATTAgcatgttacagcgctttttgtctGTAAGCGCTGTCAAATGCTCATATAACGCTTTTATATAGTCTTTTAAAGCACATGTTGTAAAAACGCTGCAATAGGGTTATGTCTTTTAGCGCTTTTATATAGTCTTTTAAAGCGTTTGTTGtaaaagcgatgtaatagggTTAGGTCTTTTAgcgcttttaaagcgctttttggacaagcgctgtaatatggtCTTTAagtaaactaataataataaactgcTTCAGTTTCTTCTTCATTACGTACTCTCCCTACGAACTTGACAGTACGAAACCTCCTCATTTTTGTCGTTTTTATACTCTCCATATTTGTTACTCTCCATACGAACCCTACTGCGAACTCTCCATACAAACCCTCTCCATACATATTTGTGCGTCCTCATTTCGTTGTTCCTACTTAAGAGAACTCATAGATTGTTGTTGttaggtattgtatttattaatttgtttttgtcactaaactgcatgttgaacttatactggtacttagactactgcatgttgaacttgttaaAGTTATATTGAACTTATAattatattgtgtgaaatgtgtagataaatggattccaATAATGATTTAGATTGTCAAAACGATGAAGTTGTCAATGCTAAGAGTTATGAAAACGAAGTTAAACGTGGGACAACTATTATGCAAAAGATCATCATAGCAAGAAGTAAtggaattaaatttgaggtgtaGTATACtttatttagaatttattttttatcttttttgaaagcatgcacTTActctatgagtttattaggtgggATGGGATCaaagtggtcagccaattgagCCCAACAATTCAATGATGGTAAGTTACATTGGTGcagttgttcgtcaaaatatccCAATAACAATTGATGATTAGAGAAATAAAGCTTTCAAGGATGCTaaagatatattgtggaatgatatacaagtaacttttttactcCAATTTTTTCTTACTTagaattttttccattgaaatacttttacTCATACTCTATCTTTATTTGGTTTGTAGTCAGCTTTTAATGTTGATGAGGTGCGAAAAAATTATGTGCTTAAAGTTGTTAGAAAAATACATAGAGGATTTAGATCTCATTTGTCAAACTCCTACTTAAGAGATCGTGATGAAAATTtgaatgttgaagctccaaaaatatacaaacactatatatcaaatgaagaatggagagCTTTTGTAGGTAAACGTGCATACTCCACTTTTgtggtaatattaatttattagcatttgtgttttattcatattcatagcgtatatTTTTACACgatccttttttttatatagagtatAAGTACCGAAAATTGGGAGAGAGCAAAAAAATCCAATgcatccatacaaaaaatcgTGTATGGTATGAACGTTTATTaagtaaacatcacttttatatagttAATGTGGtagattataaactatagtttctaactaatattttatttatgtcttAACGAATAGCTTCAAGAGACGAAATCCGATCAACCATTAGGTCATCATATTTTGTGGAAGGAGGCTCGTTTGAATAAAAATGGAatagttgataatgaaaatgttcaacAAGTGTTAACAtaatgtgtaagtatattatcactttaatattttttaatattgtattttgaaaatgatattgaacttatagTTTTAATCATACATGTATTTTAAGAGAATCTAAAACAATGTTATGAAAATCCAGAGTAGACTACAAAAGTTAGTTGAGGGACATACTTGATAAGGTATTTAATGTTTCTGAATATTCTGGTCGTGTGAGGGATAACGGATTTGGCGTGactccaaaaagatatttttcacATAAGAAGCGCACAAATCTATCTAATGAGGAAGTACTATAGAAACTGAAAATCCTAACAGAGCAAGTTGCATTTTTGGTGAAAACGAATAAGAAAAAGCAACTTCTGGAGTGTCAACGTGAAATACAACTAGATAGTGAAAATggtagttgcaacattggtcgtAAAAGTCATTcggaggtaattaattacttaatgaaataagaaattcattcaacctaattgttttacatacttatgtattaaccattgatttagggtgtctcaTCATGCATGTTGTATTTATCATCCCTTACTCATCGCATGGttggaaaaggaacattgtacaatacctTGGGAGAAGTATTACATCATACTCTGATCTTGTCAGCCATGTTAAAGTGTCACCAGTGATTGCTTTTGAACCACTTGCACCATTGCCTATCCccgacaacgatggagatatgaagtttttgGGAGAAGCAATAGGTAGTTATGTGGCATGGCCCAAAAATCTTGTTGGCATAGATACGGTATGCTTAATTGCtatgtatgtttaattgtatgattatgattgattatgtttaattgttgatttttcCGCTGTTAAcgttaatttcacatttatttagattattacaaagtctaaagggaatgataagaagattcctCACAATGAATCAGTCACCTCACCAGTTTGACATATACATCAATTGAATATGAAATGATTAGATtactataataactaacaaactgatcaatctcattttttcagattaaAGCAAAACCAGCTGCACCACAAATCTGCCAGAAACCAGCCGCACCGCAAATGCAGGTTCGTTGTAGAAATAAATCTagcaaaattcaaaaactggaCCGTGGAAAATCAgttgctgctcctaaaataagtcatccaCGCATTTCTCGATttgggtcgtgtcttgacatacaaacaaaaatgaatatGGACAACAATGTATAAATATTTACTGGcgtacatgttttattttatagtgtcaTCGTCAAACTAGCAACATAGACTGCatatactatatattgcgattcatgaaggagattgttgatatgaatcaacaTATAATTCTAGAAACGGTACGTTATTTTCATCATATTTtgacttttatatataaattatatatataatatatatatatacatataatatatatatatatatatatatatatatatNNNNNNNNNNNNNNNNNNNNNNNNNNNNNNNNNNNNNNNNNNNNNNNNNNNNNNNNNNNNNNNNNNNNNNNNNNNNNNNNNNNNNNNNNNNNNNNNNNNNNNNNNNNNNNNNNNNNNNNNNNNNNNNNNNNNNNNNNNNNNNNNNNNNNNNNNNNNNNNNNNNNNNNNNNNNNNNNNNNNNNNNNNNNNNNNNNNNNNNNNNNNNNNNNNNNNNNNNNNNNNNNNNNNNNNNNNNNNNNNNNNNNNNNNNNNNNNNNNNNNNNNNNNNNNNNNNNNNNNNNNNNNNNNNNNNNNNNNNNNNNNNNNNNNNNNNNNNNNNNNNNNNNNNNNNNNNNNNNNNNNNNNNNNNNNNNNNNNNNNNNNNNNNNNNNNNNNNNNNNNNNNNNNNNNNNNNNNNNNNNNNNNNNNNNNNNNNNNNNNNNNNNNN contains:
- the LOC101495439 gene encoding probable pectinesterase 66, whose protein sequence is MKSLQTFYLILIFLLLAFDVCESNDCSYPVNTITNTYNTPVLLEVKNITQAKAVRIHADKCAFFDCGFLGVQDTLNDDSGRHYYHNCYIQGGADFIYGNGQSIFEACTIFFSMGKYGPKFDGVITAQERESPNETTGFVFKNCNISGTGSKTRLGRALTAYARVIIADSYLSDVVRPEGWNQRSYVGQEANITFVEEGCRGPGANKSKRVPWMKNLSGPQLDQFLNISYIDEEGWIAKLPTTI